Within Massilia litorea, the genomic segment GGCGGCCGAGTCCCTCCCAGCCATAGTGCTCGACGAGGCGGGTTAACAGGGATTCTAAGGTAATACCGTTCAAGGATTGAACACTCATCGCTGGGGTGGTCTTTATCGTGGTTGGATTCAAGGGATTTATACACCACGTCGGGTGTGCACGGGCACGAAAAACGCGTGGGCTCGAGAGCCCACCCTACGGTGCACAACGGCCACTGGCTGTCGCGTAACGTAGGGTGGGCTCTCGAGCCCACGCGTATCGGACTCTTGAGCATTCGCGACGGTGACAAACGACTGCCACCTTCAACGAACCATCACTGCCCGGTCAAGCCACGACGCTCCAGCAGCGGCTGCACTTGCGCATCGCGCCCGCTGAAATTGCGGTACATCTGCATCGCGTCCATCGTACCGCCGCGCGACAGCAGGGTCTTGCGGAAGTGGTCGCCGTTCTTGCGGGTCAGGCCGCCGTGTTCCTTGAACCAGTTGACGGTATCGGCGTCCAGCTTCTCGGCCCACAGGTAGCCGTAGTAGCCGGCCGAGTAACCGCCCGAGAAGGTGTGCGAGAAATAGGTGGTGCGGTAGCGCGGCGGCACCAGGGCAAAGTCGACGCCCGCCTTTTTCAGGGCCTCGGCCTCGAAGGCCACCACGTCGGTCGGGATCTGGTTCGGCGACAGCTGGTGCCATGCCTGGTCCAGCAGCGACGCGGCCAGGTACTCGGTGGTGCGGAAGCCTTCGTTGAACTGCTGCGACGCCTGCACCTTCTCCAGCAGTTCTTTCGGCATCGGCGCGCCGGTCTGGTAGTGCTTGGCATAATTGGCCAGCACTTCCGGATACGCCATCCACATCTCGTTCACCTGCGACGGGAACTCGACGTAGTCGCGCGGCACGCGCGTCAGGCGTGGGTATTTCACGTCCGAGAACATGCTGTGCAGCGCGTGGCCGAACTCGTGGAAGGTCGTGCGCACTTCGTCGTAGGTCAGCAGGGTCGGTTCGCCCGCGGCCGGCTTGGGGATGTTCAGGTTGTTGGCGATCACCGGCCGGGTACCCAGCAGTTTGCTCTGCGCGACCCAGGCGTTGGCCCAGGCGCCGCCACGCTTGGTCGAGCGCGCGTACGGGTCGAGGGTGAAGATCGCGAGCTGCTTGCCGTCGGCGTCGAACACGTCGAAAGTCCGCACGTCGGCATCGTAGGTCGGCAGGTCCTTGCGTTCCTTGAAGCTGATGCCGAATTCCTTGTTGGCGGCGAAGAACACGCCGTCCTGCAGCACGCGGTTCAGCTCAAAATAGGGGCGCAGTTGCGAGGCGTCGAAGGCGTAGCGCTGCTGGCGCACCTTGTCGCTGTAGAAGGCCCAGTCATGGGCCGCGGCCTGGAAGCCGCCCTTCTCGGCATCGATCACCTTCTGGATTTCGAGCGCTTCCTTCTTCGCGTTGTTCACCGCCGGCTTGGCGAATTCGGCCAGCAGGCTGTTGACGGCGCCGGTGGTCTTCGCGGTCTGCTCTTCCAGGTTGTAGGCCGCGTAGTTCGGGTAGCCCAGCAGCGCGGCGCGTTCGGCGCGCAGCTTCGCGATCTTGAGGACGACGTCGCGGTTGTCGAATTCGCCGCCGCGCGAACCGCGTCCCATCGATGCCGCCAGCAGCTTTTCGCGGGTGGCGCGGTTGGTCAGCACCGACAGGCCGGCCTGCTGGGTAGTATTCACGACCGGGATCGCGAACTTGCCGTCCATGCCGCGCTTTTTCGCTTCCGCAGCGGCCACGGCGATCTGCTTGTCCGACATGCCGGCCAGTTCGTCGGCGCTGTCGACGATCAGCGCCGAGGCATTCGCTTCCTTCAGCACGTTCTGCGCAAACTGGGTCGACAGCGCGGCCAGCTCGCCGTTCATGGTCTTGAGTTTCTGCTTGTCGGCGCTGGACAACTTGGCGCCGGCGCGTACGAAATCGGTGTGGTAGCGCTCGACCAGGTATTGCGACTCGGCGTCCAGTCCCAGCCTGGTGCGCTTGTCGTACAGCGCCTTGACGCGCGCATACAGTTTCGGGTTCAGGCGGATCGCATCGCTGTGGGCCGACAGCTTCGGCGCCAGTTCCTTGTCGAGGGCGATCAGGGTGTCGTTGGTGTACGAGCCGGTCAGGGTGTTGAAGGCGCTGCCGACGCGGTTCAGCAGCCGGCCCGAACGTTCCATCGCGACGATGGTGTTATCAAAGGTCGGCGCCGCCTTGTTGTTGGCGATCGCTTCGATTTCGGCGGCCTGCTGGCGCATGCCTTCGGCGTAGGCGGGTGCGAAGTGTTCGTTCTTGATCTTGTCCCAGGCCGGGTAGTTGAACGGCAGGGTGCTCTGTTTCGCGAAGGGGTTCGATGCGTCCAGCAGGGAGGCCGGCTCGGCATAGGCGAGGTTGGCCACGGCGGCGGTGGCGGCGACGAGCAGGATGTGATGACGATTCATTGTGTCTCTATCTTGTGGTGGTAGTGCGGTGAAAATTCGATGGCAATGCGGTGCGTACGTCCGCGTGGGCACAAGTGCCCACCCTACGGTGCACTACCGTCCGTTGAACTGGCGAGGGACGGTGGTGCACCGTAGGGTGGGCTCTCCGAGCCCACGCGGAACGACGATCATCAATTCCCGGTCAGTCCGCGGCGCTCGAGCAGCGGCTCGATGATCGGATCGCGCCCGCGGAAATCGCGGAACAGGTTCATCGCCTCGGTGGTCCCGCCGCGCGAGAGCAGGGTCTTGCGGAAATGGTCGCCGTTCTTGCGCGACAAGCCGCCGTTTTCCTTGAACCACTCGACGGTGTCGGCATCGAGCTTCTCGCTCCACAAATACGCGTAGTAGCCGGCCGAATAGCCGCCGTTCATCGAGTGCGAAAAATACGTCGTGCGGTAGCGCGGCGGTACCGGGGCGAAGTCGACGCCGGCATCTTTCAATGCGCTCGCTTCGAAGGCCAGCACGTCGGTCGGGATCTGCGCCGGGGTCAGCTGGTGCCAGCGCTGGTCAAGCAGCGAGGCGGCCAGGTATTCGCTGGTAATGAAGCCCTGGTTGAACTTCTTCGACGCGACGACCTTGTCCAGCAGCGCCTTCGGCATCGCCTCGCCGGTCTTGTAGTGCTTCGCGTAGTTCGACAGGACTTCGGGCCAGATCGCCCACATCTCGTTGACCTGGGATGGATACTCGACGAAGTCGCGCGGCACGTTCGTGCCCGAGAAGTGCGGGTACTTCACGTTCGAGAACATGCCGTGCAGCGCGTGGCCGAACTCGTGGAAGGCGGTGCGCACTTCGTCGTAGGTCATCAGGGTCGGCTCGCCGGCTGGCGGCTTCGGGATGTTCAGGTGGTTCGCGACCACCGGGTGCTTGCCCAGCAAATGCGACTGCGACACGTATTCGTTCATCCAGGCGCCG encodes:
- a CDS encoding M3 family metallopeptidase, producing the protein MNRHHILLVAATAAVANLAYAEPASLLDASNPFAKQSTLPFNYPAWDKIKNEHFAPAYAEGMRQQAAEIEAIANNKAAPTFDNTIVAMERSGRLLNRVGSAFNTLTGSYTNDTLIALDKELAPKLSAHSDAIRLNPKLYARVKALYDKRTRLGLDAESQYLVERYHTDFVRAGAKLSSADKQKLKTMNGELAALSTQFAQNVLKEANASALIVDSADELAGMSDKQIAVAAAEAKKRGMDGKFAIPVVNTTQQAGLSVLTNRATREKLLAASMGRGSRGGEFDNRDVVLKIAKLRAERAALLGYPNYAAYNLEEQTAKTTGAVNSLLAEFAKPAVNNAKKEALEIQKVIDAEKGGFQAAAHDWAFYSDKVRQQRYAFDASQLRPYFELNRVLQDGVFFAANKEFGISFKERKDLPTYDADVRTFDVFDADGKQLAIFTLDPYARSTKRGGAWANAWVAQSKLLGTRPVIANNLNIPKPAAGEPTLLTYDEVRTTFHEFGHALHSMFSDVKYPRLTRVPRDYVEFPSQVNEMWMAYPEVLANYAKHYQTGAPMPKELLEKVQASQQFNEGFRTTEYLAASLLDQAWHQLSPNQIPTDVVAFEAEALKKAGVDFALVPPRYRTTYFSHTFSGGYSAGYYGYLWAEKLDADTVNWFKEHGGLTRKNGDHFRKTLLSRGGTMDAMQMYRNFSGRDAQVQPLLERRGLTGQ